AAAGGGCACGCGAAGACGCAAGATTCGTAGTCGCAGTTGCGGAGAAGGTGATGCCTGCGGATTGGTGCCATCTCGGAGCGTCTGCATCCTCCTTCTCCGGGGCCTTGCCCCCACTCGGTCCGCTGCGTGTGGGCAGTCACCAGGCGGGTCCAAGGGCAACACTCCTCTGGTAACCGTCTTCTGGCTGTAATATGCCATTTTGGTGCTCTCATCCCTGTGATCCCGAAACGGAAGGCGGCCGCAGTCTACACAAGACATCAAACGCAGTCCTCAGCCCGAGCTCCACCCGCCCAGATCGCAAGGCGCCGAGCTTCGGCTTACATCTCGCTGGGGGCACGCCTTTGCTCACCCTATGAGTTCATCCATCCCGGACCCGAATCTTATGTTGATGGTCCACGAGAGACGTGTTACATTAGGGATAGAATACTCGAGTATATGTAACATATAAGTTACAACTCTTGATCACGGGGGGTTGCCTCTTGAACGATATCAACGTCATCATTGGCGCCAGGCTGAGAGAGGCCAGGGTGAGGATGGGGCTGACCCAGCGCCAGGCCGCGTCGTTGGTCAACATCACCCGAGAGGAACTAAGCTACTACGAGACTGGCCGTCGCGATATCAGCCTGGGCAAGCTGGCACGGCTGGCTGCCTTGTATGGTTACTCAATGGATCACTTCCTCAAGGGTGATGCCCATAACGAAAGCGAGGTTGCAGTGGCTTTTCGCGCCTCAGATCTATGCGATGACGACATGGAAATCGTCGCCTGGGCTAGAAGGCTCATATCGGACATTGCAGCTCTCGATGCTGTACTCGAGGAGCGTGGTCGTTGATGGGAGTGTCTGACGAGGCGAAACTGGCAGCGCAAGTGAGACGAGAATGGGGTGTGGGCGAGACGCAGTCCATAGATATCCTCAGGATTCTGTGGACATGGGAGAGAATATCGGTCGTGCGGACCCCGTTCGGCCGGTCCTCCAAGGTATCAGGGTTGTTTGCCCGCAAGAATCGCTCTGTTATCATCGTCTTAAACAGCAATAGAACTCTGGGACATCAGCGCTTCATAGCCGCGCACGAGTTATACCATGTCAAGTTCGGTGAGGGAATGACTGGACGCGTATGCTCAGCCGCGCAGTTCCCCGAGAGGCAGCCTGACGAGCTTAGCGCAGATAGATTCGCGGCTCACTTGCTCGTTCCCAGGAGCGGTGTTGAAGCCATCTTGGCCATGCACGGCAGTGAGACAGCGCCGAGTTGGCCAACGATACTAAAGCTTGAGCAATACTTCAAGGTAAGTCATAGGGCGATGCTTTGGCGCCTTCTAGACTTGGGGTACTTCCGAAACCGAGAGCAAATGGAGGAATACGGATCCAATGTGATCAGGCAGGCGCGCCTGCTCGGCTACGACACCAGACTCTACGAGTCAGATCTCACGCATGAAGTCCTATCAGATGTCCCCGAGAAGATTCGCGTAGCTCTCGCCGATGGGCTGATCAGCCGAGGCTGGGCAGACGAGCTCCTCGACGCCATGGGAGTTGTTGACCAGGATACAGGAGGCGGCGACGATGATCAACTGGACTGAGTCTTCGGCGCCGGTGTTCTTCGACACCGACTGCCTCGCGTGTTTTGTGTGGACAGGCAGTCTGATGGTGTTGCATATAGCCAAGCAACTGCGAAGTGGTATTATGCGGCCTTGAAGTACAGCCTGGCGTCCACGCGCCTTCTCACCTTGCTCGGAGTGTTGTAGGCGTACACGTGGAACTTACGTATCCTCTCGGGCAGTTCTTTGTCAGCCGAATACGCACTGCCTCGGGCGCAGTAGTCTTTAAGCCATGCCCACATGTTCTCCGGCGGATTCAGCTCAGGCGAATACGGGGGCAGGAAGAGGAAATGGAGCCTGCTCCGGTACTTGCGCTCGAACTCGGGCGCTATGAACCTGTGGGGCCGGTAGTTGTCGAGGATAACCCATACCTCTTTCCCCCGGCTCACGCGCATTAGCTTGTCTATGAACCGGCCCACATGCTGCGAGTTCATGCCTTCCTTGGGCGAATGGACGGAGTGGTACGTTTTGT
The sequence above is a segment of the Bacillota bacterium genome. Coding sequences within it:
- a CDS encoding helix-turn-helix domain-containing protein, translating into MNDINVIIGARLREARVRMGLTQRQAASLVNITREELSYYETGRRDISLGKLARLAALYGYSMDHFLKGDAHNESEVAVAFRASDLCDDDMEIVAWARRLISDIAALDAVLEERGR
- a CDS encoding ImmA/IrrE family metallo-endopeptidase translates to MGVSDEAKLAAQVRREWGVGETQSIDILRILWTWERISVVRTPFGRSSKVSGLFARKNRSVIIVLNSNRTLGHQRFIAAHELYHVKFGEGMTGRVCSAAQFPERQPDELSADRFAAHLLVPRSGVEAILAMHGSETAPSWPTILKLEQYFKVSHRAMLWRLLDLGYFRNREQMEEYGSNVIRQARLLGYDTRLYESDLTHEVLSDVPEKIRVALADGLISRGWADELLDAMGVVDQDTGGGDDDQLD
- a CDS encoding transposase, producing the protein KTYHSVHSPKEGMNSQHVGRFIDKLMRVSRGKEVWVILDNYRPHRFIAPEFERKYRSRLHFLFLPPYSPELNPPENMWAWLKDYCARGSAYSADKELPERIRKFHVYAYNTPSKVRRRVDARLYFKAA